A stretch of the Filimonas lacunae genome encodes the following:
- a CDS encoding RNA polymerase sigma factor, translated as MLIIKLPTSRTIELWNCMRAGDARALKELHSLFYQYLFSTNFAVCNNREFVKDSIHETFISIWVNRDKLPPVTSVSSYITTCMHRKMIDILKKEAVNTNALLKIDSEYEFAYEEVMIAFQEQEDTRKTLKHALSHLTTKQKEAIRMRFFENKNYGEIALLSLCEQHTVYSHIYEAVARLRYFFKVKHTS; from the coding sequence TTGCTTATCATTAAACTGCCTACATCCCGCACCATTGAGCTTTGGAACTGCATGCGCGCAGGCGACGCCAGGGCATTAAAAGAGTTGCATAGTCTCTTTTATCAATATCTGTTTTCCACCAATTTCGCCGTTTGTAACAACCGGGAGTTTGTAAAAGACAGTATTCATGAAACATTTATCAGTATCTGGGTGAACCGGGACAAACTCCCCCCCGTTACATCGGTAAGTAGTTACATCACTACCTGTATGCACCGAAAAATGATCGATATTCTAAAAAAAGAAGCGGTCAACACGAATGCATTGTTAAAGATAGATTCTGAATATGAGTTTGCTTACGAAGAGGTAATGATTGCCTTTCAGGAACAGGAAGATACCCGTAAAACGCTGAAGCATGCCTTGTCACATCTTACCACTAAACAAAAAGAGGCCATCCGCATGCGCTTTTTTGAAAATAAAAACTATGGCGAAATAGCACTGTTATCACTATGCGAACAGCATACCGTCTACAGCCACATTTACGAAGCAGTAGCACGTCTCCGGTATTTCTTCAAGGTAAAACACACTTCATAA
- the tyrS gene encoding tyrosine--tRNA ligase, giving the protein MQTVQLLQENVDIILPANGLEQKLALAEKESRKLVIKLGFDPTAPDLHLGHAVVLKKLKQFQELGHQVVIIVGSFTAQIGDPTGKNKSRKPLSKAEVLVNAETYIQQLSTIMDVAKCQVRFNSDWLAGLGFAEILQLLAKVTVAQLMHRNDFNKRFTENTPIAMHELMYPILQGFDSVEIQADVEMGGTDQLFNCTMGRQLQESHDMAPQVVMCMPLLKGLDGTEKMSKSLHNTIGLTDTPNEMFGKTMSIPDHLIEEWLELTTSFTSEERTVLKGRLQEGENPMNIKKLIAKNIIAQYHDKDSADAAELFFTQQFQHKGFDDKNFTPVAIASLGDAGEQMRLLELCILLKQDETKTNVRRLITSGAVLVNNEKVTDAYTQVELLEGTKIKIGKRCFIELVG; this is encoded by the coding sequence ATGCAAACGGTACAACTATTACAGGAGAATGTAGACATTATTTTGCCCGCAAACGGGTTGGAGCAGAAACTGGCGCTGGCGGAGAAAGAAAGCCGTAAGCTGGTAATTAAGCTGGGGTTTGACCCTACTGCGCCCGATTTGCACCTGGGGCATGCTGTAGTGCTGAAAAAGCTGAAGCAGTTTCAGGAGCTGGGGCACCAGGTGGTGATTATTGTGGGCAGCTTTACGGCCCAGATTGGGGATCCTACCGGTAAAAATAAAAGCCGTAAACCGCTGAGTAAAGCGGAAGTGCTGGTAAATGCCGAAACCTATATTCAGCAGCTGTCTACCATTATGGATGTAGCAAAATGCCAGGTGCGGTTTAATTCGGATTGGCTGGCAGGGCTGGGCTTTGCTGAGATATTGCAACTGCTTGCCAAGGTTACCGTAGCGCAGCTGATGCATCGCAATGATTTTAATAAGCGTTTTACCGAAAACACACCTATTGCGATGCACGAACTGATGTACCCGATTTTACAGGGTTTTGATTCGGTTGAGATACAAGCAGATGTAGAGATGGGAGGAACGGATCAGTTGTTTAACTGTACTATGGGGCGGCAGTTGCAGGAAAGCCATGATATGGCTCCGCAGGTAGTTATGTGCATGCCTTTGTTGAAAGGACTGGATGGAACAGAGAAGATGAGTAAATCGTTACATAATACCATTGGTTTAACAGATACTCCTAATGAAATGTTTGGTAAAACCATGTCTATACCCGATCATTTGATAGAAGAGTGGCTGGAGTTGACTACCAGCTTTACCAGTGAAGAGCGGACGGTATTAAAGGGAAGGCTACAGGAGGGCGAGAACCCTATGAATATTAAGAAGCTGATAGCTAAAAATATCATTGCACAATATCATGATAAAGACAGTGCCGATGCAGCTGAGCTGTTTTTTACACAGCAATTTCAGCACAAGGGCTTTGATGATAAAAATTTTACACCGGTTGCAATCGCGTCGTTGGGAGATGCTGGTGAGCAGATGAGGTTGCTGGAGTTATGCATTCTGCTGAAGCAGGACGAAACGAAAACCAATGTGCGACGTTTGATTACCAGCGGAGCTGTATTGGTGAATAATGAAAAGGTAACTGATGCTTATACGCAGGTGGAGTTGCTGGAGGGCACTAAAATTAAGATAGGGAAACGCTGTTTTATAGAACTGGTAGGCTAG
- a CDS encoding helix-turn-helix transcriptional regulator, with translation MNRIKAVIAEHKSTGKALAEYLEYHPNSVSQWSVNSAQPSLYDLYKIATFFNINVQDLIIPTIVKPGASPCDIAKITAQEAKKAALIQKKAAKKQKNKSGKQP, from the coding sequence ATGAATCGTATTAAGGCAGTAATAGCAGAGCACAAAAGCACAGGCAAAGCGCTTGCGGAATACCTGGAGTACCATCCCAATTCCGTTTCGCAGTGGTCTGTCAATTCAGCTCAGCCTTCTTTATACGATCTGTATAAGATTGCCACCTTTTTCAACATCAATGTTCAGGATCTCATTATACCCACCATTGTTAAACCAGGAGCATCACCCTGCGATATAGCAAAAATAACCGCACAGGAAGCAAAAAAAGCCGCATTGATTCAAAAGAAAGCAGCTAAAAAACAAAAGAATAAATCAGGGAAACAGCCATAA
- a CDS encoding Y-family DNA polymerase: MYSLVDCNSFYCSCERLFQPKFKQSPVVVLSNNDGCAISRTDEAKALGITMGTPGFMLEQYKRQNGLIVFSSNYALYQDMSDRVMSTLSGMVKDIEVYSIDEAFLDISGYTYHNLFEFGKEIRQQVLMHTGIPVGVGIAATKTLAKMANRYAKKQHKHIGVYNATTEESIQQMMQDTPVEDIWGIGSQRAKLLLKHNIKTAADLVKVSEEWIRKHMNVTGLRLLKELKGIACIEWEPDAQSKQGICTGRSFGTIITEKKFIDQAVADYTENCARKLRKQGSCTSRIQVFLQTNPHRVQDQQYFRSATIKIPVATSDTAKLLKYAQHALNIIYRHGYNYQRAGVLIDSFVSDNNVQLGMFSTPDSENSKKMSQVYDALNSHYGKGTVRFARQGFEKPYALRAQNLSPRYTTRLSDIIKAK; this comes from the coding sequence ATGTATTCATTGGTTGATTGTAACTCTTTCTATTGTTCCTGCGAAAGATTATTTCAGCCAAAATTCAAACAAAGTCCGGTGGTAGTATTAAGCAACAATGACGGATGTGCTATTAGTCGAACCGATGAAGCCAAAGCACTTGGAATTACCATGGGCACACCAGGCTTTATGCTGGAGCAATACAAACGGCAAAACGGTTTGATAGTGTTTAGTAGTAACTATGCCCTTTATCAGGATATGAGCGACCGGGTGATGAGCACGCTGTCCGGTATGGTAAAAGACATAGAAGTATACTCTATTGATGAAGCATTCTTAGACATCAGTGGCTACACCTACCACAACCTGTTTGAATTTGGCAAAGAAATACGGCAGCAGGTACTGATGCACACAGGCATTCCGGTAGGCGTAGGCATTGCTGCCACAAAAACCCTGGCAAAAATGGCCAACCGCTATGCTAAAAAGCAGCATAAACATATTGGCGTGTATAATGCCACCACAGAAGAAAGTATTCAGCAAATGATGCAGGACACACCTGTAGAAGATATATGGGGTATTGGCAGCCAGCGGGCGAAACTATTATTAAAACATAATATTAAAACCGCTGCCGATCTGGTAAAAGTTTCGGAAGAATGGATCAGGAAGCATATGAACGTTACCGGGCTGCGGCTGTTGAAAGAATTAAAAGGCATTGCCTGTATCGAATGGGAGCCCGACGCACAAAGCAAACAAGGTATTTGCACAGGCCGCTCGTTTGGCACTATTATCACTGAAAAAAAATTCATTGACCAGGCCGTGGCAGACTATACTGAAAATTGTGCCCGCAAGCTAAGAAAGCAAGGTTCCTGTACCAGCCGTATACAGGTGTTTTTACAAACCAACCCGCATCGCGTACAAGACCAGCAATATTTTCGCTCAGCCACTATAAAAATACCCGTGGCCACCAGCGATACGGCAAAGCTGCTCAAATATGCACAACATGCCCTCAACATTATTTACAGGCATGGTTACAACTACCAGCGGGCAGGTGTGCTTATCGATTCGTTTGTGTCTGACAATAACGTGCAATTAGGCATGTTTTCAACACCAGACTCAGAAAACAGTAAAAAAATGTCGCAGGTATATGATGCATTGAATAGTCACTATGGCAAGGGAACGGTAAGATTTGCCAGGCAAGGTTTTGAAAAACCATATGCATTAAGGGCACAAAATCTGTCGCCCCGGTATACCACAAGGCTTAGCGATATTATAAAAGCAAAATGA
- a CDS encoding LexA family protein has translation MAFPSPALDHAEERISLEKHVIKNPNATFFMQADTIAMIEIGIFPKTLLVIDRSITPKNGDVIIADVEGEYQVRYLKKNQFKGWLCPANRKMRPVEITYDMNVQVFGVVVKYITDPKDIAHVFIG, from the coding sequence ATGGCATTTCCATCACCCGCGCTGGACCATGCAGAAGAACGTATTAGCCTGGAAAAGCACGTTATCAAAAATCCGAATGCAACCTTTTTCATGCAGGCAGATACTATCGCCATGATTGAGATTGGTATTTTTCCAAAAACACTCCTGGTTATTGATCGTAGTATCACACCTAAGAATGGCGATGTAATAATAGCAGATGTGGAAGGAGAATACCAGGTAAGATACCTGAAGAAAAACCAATTTAAGGGATGGCTTTGTCCTGCTAATCGAAAAATGCGACCTGTAGAAATTACCTATGATATGAATGTTCAGGTATTTGGTGTGGTAGTAAAATATATAACAGACCCAAAAGATATAGCACATGTATTCATTGGTTGA
- a CDS encoding ATP-binding cassette domain-containing protein encodes MTTYSKQETLLQVNNLCLAYNHRPILQNINFTIHNIVRPNMHQGQVVSLLGRSGVGKTQLFRLLAGLQTPTAGSIIINNNKQVQAGDMGVVFQHYYLFEWKTIYQSLLMAAKKNPSLAGNEKEAIHKWASEFDITEVLAQYPQQLSGGQRQRASIIQQLLKGSPFLLFDEPFSGLDVCVLDKVTEMLLQVSVSDELKTLIIVSHDIETSVAISDTIFILSKPPGEQAATITKEIDLIERDLAWHKNVHHQQGFIDTLEEIKASL; translated from the coding sequence ATGACAACATATTCCAAACAGGAAACATTACTACAGGTTAACAACCTGTGCCTGGCTTACAACCACCGCCCGATATTGCAAAACATCAATTTCACCATACACAATATTGTACGCCCCAATATGCACCAGGGGCAGGTAGTTTCGCTACTAGGCCGCAGCGGCGTTGGTAAAACACAATTATTCCGCCTGCTCGCAGGCCTGCAAACGCCAACAGCAGGCAGCATCATTATCAATAACAACAAGCAGGTACAGGCAGGAGATATGGGTGTAGTGTTTCAACATTACTATCTGTTCGAATGGAAAACCATTTATCAGTCGTTACTCATGGCGGCAAAAAAAAATCCATCCCTGGCCGGCAACGAAAAAGAAGCCATACACAAATGGGCCAGCGAATTTGATATAACAGAAGTGCTGGCTCAATATCCTCAGCAATTATCCGGCGGACAAAGACAACGTGCCAGCATCATACAGCAATTGCTCAAAGGATCACCCTTCCTTTTATTTGATGAGCCTTTTTCCGGACTGGATGTTTGCGTGCTGGACAAAGTAACAGAAATGCTGTTACAGGTATCTGTTTCAGACGAACTGAAAACTCTTATTATCGTTTCGCACGATATAGAAACCAGTGTAGCCATTTCCGACACCATATTTATTTTATCCAAACCGCCTGGTGAACAGGCTGCCACCATTACTAAAGAGATAGATCTTATTGAAAGAGACCTGGCCTGGCATAAAAACGTGCACCATCAACAGGGGTTTATAGACACACTCGAAGAAATCAAAGCTTCCTTATAA
- a CDS encoding ABC transporter permease has protein sequence MKKIWQPFATINSTTLGIMVTLQVTLALVLWHTTSNGLMPQPTKVAAAFAHLSVTKLLLDNVLVSLALTVQAMLYSIIITLAITWLSVIPFFKSIAQFVVKCRYLTLAGLIFAFTLLTKNGSTLKLWLLIFGIVPFFVTSFLSVITSIHQQEYDLCKTLGYNNWRTLYEVIIIGKADRVLEILQQNFAISWLMITMVEGLNMSEGGIGALLIKYNKYNDLTNVLALQLVIFLLGLFFDMLLSTIRKWLFPYTRLNK, from the coding sequence ATGAAAAAAATATGGCAACCATTTGCCACAATAAACAGTACAACCCTGGGCATTATGGTTACCCTGCAGGTAACCCTGGCCCTGGTGCTGTGGCATACCACCTCTAACGGCTTAATGCCACAACCCACCAAAGTAGCCGCCGCATTTGCACACCTGTCGGTAACCAAACTACTACTGGATAATGTGCTGGTAAGCCTGGCGTTAACAGTGCAGGCCATGCTCTACTCCATAATCATAACATTGGCTATCACCTGGCTATCGGTAATTCCCTTTTTTAAAAGCATTGCACAATTTGTAGTGAAATGCCGTTACCTCACACTGGCAGGTCTCATATTCGCGTTCACGTTACTTACCAAAAACGGCAGTACTTTAAAATTGTGGTTGCTGATATTTGGTATAGTGCCCTTTTTCGTCACTTCTTTCCTGTCGGTTATCACCAGCATACACCAGCAGGAATACGATTTATGCAAAACCCTGGGGTATAACAACTGGCGCACACTATACGAGGTCATCATTATAGGCAAAGCAGATAGAGTACTGGAAATTCTACAGCAGAACTTCGCTATATCCTGGCTGATGATTACCATGGTAGAAGGTCTTAATATGAGTGAAGGCGGCATTGGCGCACTGCTCATCAAATACAATAAGTACAATGATCTCACCAACGTTTTAGCCCTGCAACTCGTAATCTTTTTGCTGGGATTGTTCTTCGACATGTTATTATCCACCATCCGCAAATGGCTTTTTCCTTACACCCGGTTAAATAAATAA
- a CDS encoding OmpA family protein encodes MSLKLKPAGKLFIIVAVVAAGILGVRWYQARPKQVSESLQVGKVVLPDAPEASLSDNAVQLPLPESSPAANGGTQITWLRMAWNSQFSAMYANGGARTMQGSLFDKAHLDVTYTRQDDCNKQMADLVKFAQEYKNNTAATGVLITFMGDGMPAFMTSLAKELEPLGPEYQPIIIPVTHGKSYGEDQVMGPQQWKIDPKNAIGKCVAGVLRDGDINILLKWAGDNGLKVNPDETTYDATAINIIAANDFLDAPNKYIAGYTENRKVMVNGKTTGKDTTVGVDGVATWTPGDVNVAVKKGGLVTIASTRQYASQMPNQTIAIKKWAYDHRTDVENMIIALAQAGDQVRSFNEAKAFAAKVSAEVYNEQDGAYWLKYFNGVEEKDIQGLKVTLGGSAVFNLQDMANTYGLGNDKVDRYKAVYNTFGNLMVKMYPTLMPSFMPYEKAVDKTFLQTVLANHPELLQGKAIETKYASEITSEVSSKSYSIEFETGSANIRSSSYKLLDEIFESAVVAEGLKVGVYGHTDNSGSDAVNLPLSEKRANAVKEYLQNKGLTGNRIEAKGYGSAKPIASNNSESGRSQNRRVEIVLGQ; translated from the coding sequence ATGTCTCTGAAATTAAAACCCGCCGGAAAATTATTCATTATAGTAGCTGTAGTAGCCGCTGGTATCTTAGGTGTAAGATGGTACCAGGCCCGCCCTAAACAGGTAAGCGAATCACTGCAGGTAGGTAAAGTAGTATTACCTGATGCACCGGAAGCATCTTTAAGCGACAACGCAGTGCAACTACCTTTGCCCGAAAGCAGCCCTGCTGCTAATGGCGGCACACAAATCACGTGGTTACGCATGGCCTGGAACAGTCAGTTCTCTGCCATGTATGCCAACGGTGGCGCACGCACCATGCAAGGTTCTTTATTTGACAAAGCCCACCTGGATGTAACGTATACACGCCAGGACGACTGTAACAAACAAATGGCCGACCTGGTAAAGTTTGCACAGGAATACAAAAACAACACAGCCGCTACAGGTGTATTAATCACCTTTATGGGCGATGGTATGCCCGCCTTTATGACTTCACTGGCTAAAGAGCTGGAACCACTAGGCCCCGAATATCAACCTATCATCATACCCGTAACACACGGTAAATCATATGGCGAAGACCAGGTAATGGGCCCGCAACAATGGAAGATAGATCCTAAAAACGCAATCGGTAAATGCGTAGCTGGTGTGCTGCGTGATGGCGACATCAACATCCTGCTAAAATGGGCTGGAGACAATGGGTTGAAAGTAAACCCTGATGAAACCACCTACGATGCTACCGCTATTAACATTATTGCTGCAAACGATTTCCTCGATGCACCCAATAAATATATAGCCGGCTACACCGAAAACAGGAAAGTGATGGTAAATGGTAAAACCACCGGTAAAGACACTACCGTGGGTGTAGACGGCGTAGCCACCTGGACACCGGGCGACGTAAACGTAGCCGTTAAAAAAGGGGGCCTGGTTACTATTGCCAGCACCAGACAATATGCATCGCAAATGCCTAACCAAACCATTGCTATTAAAAAGTGGGCCTACGACCACAGAACAGACGTAGAAAACATGATTATAGCACTGGCACAGGCCGGCGACCAGGTACGTTCTTTTAACGAAGCCAAAGCATTTGCCGCTAAAGTAAGTGCAGAAGTATATAACGAGCAGGATGGCGCCTACTGGTTAAAATACTTTAACGGTGTGGAAGAAAAAGATATACAAGGCTTAAAAGTAACGCTGGGTGGCTCTGCCGTATTTAATCTGCAGGATATGGCCAACACCTATGGGTTAGGTAACGACAAGGTAGACAGGTATAAGGCAGTGTACAACACCTTTGGTAACCTGATGGTTAAAATGTATCCTACCCTTATGCCATCATTCATGCCTTACGAAAAAGCAGTGGACAAAACATTCCTGCAAACCGTGTTGGCTAATCACCCCGAACTGTTACAGGGTAAGGCTATTGAAACAAAGTATGCTTCCGAAATCACTTCCGAAGTGTCTTCCAAATCATATAGCATCGAGTTTGAAACAGGCTCAGCCAATATCAGATCCTCTTCTTACAAGTTGCTGGACGAGATATTTGAATCAGCAGTAGTTGCCGAAGGCTTAAAAGTAGGTGTGTATGGCCACACAGATAACAGTGGTTCAGATGCGGTAAACCTACCCCTTTCCGAAAAACGCGCCAACGCAGTAAAAGAATACCTGCAAAACAAAGGCCTTACCGGAAACCGGATAGAAGCAAAAGGCTATGGTTCAGCAAAACCAATAGCCAGCAACAATTCCGAATCAGGCAGAAGCCAGAACAGAAGGGTGGAAATAGTACTAGGTCAGTAA
- a CDS encoding keratin yields the protein MASLGKKILSAFIEVTDSDQQQAAPETQSHTALQAPVSKTETHTDAATGNKFRDHFNKLFADANLPGPDYFEFSKMTEAMQAIADEKARYCAAFAGLQVQGMDKHKLLSSAQQYVQMLEADAAAFHSTIDQTVVEKVQSRKKEIDATQQRIQQLSQEIIQLQKLTETLNNEIAENEQKLENSTAGYAAALAHSKNKLLQDIEKIKQHIL from the coding sequence ATGGCCTCATTAGGAAAAAAGATCCTGTCAGCCTTTATTGAAGTAACCGACAGCGATCAACAACAAGCAGCACCTGAAACGCAGTCACATACTGCATTACAGGCACCCGTCAGCAAAACGGAAACACATACGGATGCAGCAACAGGCAACAAGTTTCGCGACCACTTTAACAAGCTGTTCGCCGATGCCAACCTGCCTGGCCCGGACTATTTCGAGTTTTCGAAAATGACCGAAGCCATGCAAGCCATTGCAGACGAAAAAGCCCGCTACTGCGCAGCCTTTGCAGGCCTGCAGGTACAAGGCATGGACAAGCACAAGCTACTGTCCTCTGCCCAGCAATACGTGCAGATGCTGGAAGCAGACGCCGCCGCATTCCATTCCACCATTGATCAAACAGTGGTAGAAAAAGTGCAAAGCAGGAAAAAGGAAATAGATGCTACACAACAACGTATTCAGCAACTATCGCAGGAAATAATACAACTGCAAAAGTTAACCGAAACGTTGAACAATGAGATAGCAGAAAACGAACAAAAATTAGAAAACAGCACCGCCGGTTATGCAGCAGCACTGGCACATAGCAAAAACAAGCTGCTGCAGGATATAGAAAAAATTAAACAACACATCCTTTAA
- a CDS encoding Crp/Fnr family transcriptional regulator gives MVDYELLIASGAVVRTFAKGAFIVKEGSIAKFFFQVVSGEVKMVNTGENGQEFIQGIFTAGQSFAEPPMFLQMKYPASAVAITDCEVVVLEKSRFIELLRANFDVQLQLVETLSQRLYFKSVMAREISLYDAGHRIITLIDFLKERDGFLKEVLYPVTLTRQQIADLTGLRVETVIRAIRFLADKELVQKGRKIYR, from the coding sequence ATGGTGGATTACGAACTTCTTATTGCTTCGGGGGCCGTGGTACGAACCTTTGCTAAGGGGGCGTTTATTGTAAAAGAGGGTAGCATTGCTAAGTTCTTTTTCCAGGTGGTGAGCGGTGAAGTGAAAATGGTAAACACCGGGGAGAACGGCCAGGAATTTATACAGGGGATATTTACGGCCGGGCAAAGTTTTGCTGAACCACCTATGTTTTTGCAAATGAAGTATCCTGCTTCAGCTGTGGCCATAACAGACTGCGAAGTGGTGGTGCTGGAAAAGAGTCGTTTTATAGAATTATTGCGTGCAAATTTTGATGTACAGTTACAGTTGGTGGAAACCCTTTCACAACGCTTGTATTTTAAATCGGTAATGGCGCGGGAAATTAGCCTGTATGATGCAGGTCACCGGATTATAACGCTGATTGATTTTTTGAAAGAGCGTGATGGATTTTTGAAAGAAGTCTTGTACCCGGTTACTTTAACACGCCAGCAAATAGCTGATTTAACTGGCTTGCGGGTAGAAACTGTGATACGCGCTATCCGTTTTTTAGCAGACAAAGAACTGGTGCAGAAAGGCAGAAAGATTTACCGTTAA
- the bla gene encoding class A beta-lactamase, subclass A2: MYSTIIRKTLLFATLSGSVTAWSQNTIHKEVSHIVATQHGKVGFYATVIETGDTASYNSNNKFPMQSVYKFPIAMAVLKQVDEGKLSLQQQIHILPSDIMPVGHSPIREKYPQGNTDMTLDQIITYNVQESDGTACDVLLRILGGTAKANAYIQKLGIKNINIATTEKAQQTNDMVQYKNWSTPKAMTTLLKQFYTKPILSAGSKAYLLKLMIETPHGAQRLKGKLPAGTIVAHKTGTSGTHNNLTRATNDAGIITLPNGNHIAITVFVSDSEDSQEQREGTIAAVAQAAWNQWVK, encoded by the coding sequence ATGTATTCAACTATCATTCGAAAAACACTTCTTTTCGCTACGCTTTCCGGCAGTGTAACAGCATGGAGCCAAAACACTATACATAAAGAAGTGAGCCACATAGTAGCCACCCAGCACGGCAAAGTGGGCTTTTATGCAACAGTCATCGAAACCGGCGATACCGCATCTTACAATAGCAACAACAAATTCCCCATGCAAAGCGTATACAAATTTCCTATTGCCATGGCCGTGTTGAAACAGGTAGATGAAGGCAAGTTATCATTACAACAGCAGATACATATTCTACCCTCCGACATCATGCCTGTAGGACATAGCCCTATTCGTGAAAAATATCCCCAGGGCAATACAGACATGACACTGGACCAGATTATCACCTATAACGTACAGGAAAGTGATGGCACCGCATGCGATGTTCTATTAAGAATACTAGGCGGCACAGCAAAGGCCAATGCTTACATACAAAAGCTTGGCATTAAGAACATCAACATTGCCACTACCGAAAAAGCACAACAGACAAACGACATGGTACAATATAAAAACTGGAGCACCCCTAAGGCCATGACAACCCTGTTAAAACAGTTCTATACCAAACCCATACTATCAGCCGGCAGCAAAGCCTACCTCCTGAAACTAATGATAGAAACTCCACACGGCGCACAACGGCTAAAAGGCAAACTACCCGCAGGCACTATAGTAGCACATAAAACCGGCACTTCCGGTACGCATAACAATTTAACCAGGGCTACCAATGATGCAGGCATTATCACTTTACCCAATGGCAACCATATAGCTATTACCGTATTTGTGTCTGATAGTGAAGATAGCCAGGAGCAGCGTGAAGGCACTATTGCTGCTGTGGCGCAAGCAGCGTGGAATCAATGGGTTAAATAA